The genomic DNA TCAGGgttggggtcaggatttgggattttgggaccGATCCTAAACCAGGATTTGTGCAGGAATTGCAGTCAGGATTGGGGTCAGAattggggtcaggatttgggattttaggaCCAATCCTAAACCaggatttctgcaggaattgcagtcagaattggggtcaggatttggggtttttggacaATCCTAACCCCAgtttctgcaggagctgtgagcagTGTCAGTATcaggtttggggtcaggatttgggaatttagGACAATTCTAAACCCAAATTTCTACGGCAGGAGCTGCGGGCGGCCTCGGGGTCAGAATTTGGGTCAGAATTGGGgtcagaatttggggtttttggacaATCCTAACCCCAGtttctgtgcaggagctgcgGGCGGCCTCGGTGTCAGGATTGGGgtcagaatttgggatttcaggacaATCCTAACCCCAAATTTCTATGGCAGGAGCTGCGGGCGGCCTCGGTGTCAGGATTGGGgtcagaatttgggattttagagCTGATCCTaaacccaaatttccctggcaggagctgcggGCGGCGTCGGTGGTGCAGGGGCAGCCGCTGGGCGCGGGcaaggaggagaagctgcacCCGCACTCGCACTCGCCCGTGATCCGCACCGAGACCTTCAGCCCCCCTGCGCCAGGAGCCCCCAAGGG from Zonotrichia leucophrys gambelii isolate GWCS_2022_RI unplaced genomic scaffold, RI_Zleu_2.0 Scaffold_248_76883, whole genome shotgun sequence includes the following:
- the LOC135441342 gene encoding bromodomain-containing protein 4-like, with amino-acid sequence MPFQGLVPQSPPQQNIQPKKQELRAASVVQGQPLGAGKEEKLHPHSHSPVIRTETFSPPAPGAPKGHPEGIKAAPHLPQREWGRKHRK